The following coding sequences are from one Syngnathus acus chromosome 14, fSynAcu1.2, whole genome shotgun sequence window:
- the igsf9bb gene encoding protein turtle homolog B isoform X4, whose amino-acid sequence MIWYVATLIASVFSTRGTAAQGAHGVREEPQFVTARAGENIILGCDVSHPLNGQPYVVEWFKYGMPIPFFINFRFYPPHVDPEYAGRASLYGKSSLRIENVRSDDQGWYECKVLMLEQQYDTFYNGSWVHLTVNAPPTFTDTPPQYVEAKEGGSIVLTCIAFGNPKPSVSWLRDSNLLVTSAKYKVFDGSLTVLSIGREDRGAYTCRAFSPQGEAVHTTRLLVQGPPFIVSPPDNITVNISQDAFFTCQAEAYPRNLTYTWFWEEDNVFFKNDLKRRVSVLIDGSLIIAQVKPEDAGKYTCAPSNSLGLPPTASAYLTVQYPARVVNMPSVLYVAIGLPGFIRCPVDANPPVTLVKWKKDGLPLRIDKYPGWSQMDDGSIRVAEVTEDSLGTYTCMPYNALGSMGWSPPAPLVLKDPPKFSVVPGGEYRQEAGRELVIPCEAEGDPFPNITWRKVGKSNKSKHNVLPRGSLQFKSLSKEDHGEWECVATNVATSITASTHIQVIGTSPHAATGVHAVASSTWANVSWEVGYDGGFQQTFSVWYGHVLKRERLGPHDWLSVPVPGGQEWMVVPGLEPETTYQCSVLAQNKLGTGPFSEVVTVNTLVFPLSTPEPLVLLTPPRCLTANRTQQGVLLTWIPPANHTAPIQHYVMEFRLGERWEVLDDSVPSGDTEMLARDLIQEAWYEFRVMAVMDDTISEPSNIVGVSSTDFFPPPEMVEESGLARPVVAGIVATICFLAAAILFSTMAACFVNKQRRRKLKRKKDPPLSITHLRKSMATPQSSGKASPESIGSKTSLSQSSEDSPEQHGKKASLSPAKKEELSLYKKTKRAITSKRYTISKQEAEATTPIELISRGPDGRFVMDPADAEFSVKPRRIQGFPFVEESDLYPEFRQSDEENDDLRPLPPVMAPLRPHQISPISSHESYLQPPAYSPRFQKPFEGMTIMESGRLQAAGQIRGSLHHRAFYGYLGSHGDHEPPPFYMTDTSPLSSVMSSPPYLSEGPFAYPLIPEEMGEGDFTQYAVSGFPYPLTLASSSHSPEFWRGMDLTFSTVEGPQFIFPPRHSLHRHDSPYPPPAPVLPLSAFQTSSLPMPTYPSVLPLEAPQSYSSKSPSKAKPHGSPARHFAAMQEAHFGQLRQRASRGMAVPVSPYTDPTARTGPSALSSLDTRWFESSPRFSPRQARRMDSGAHQVVLQPSRLSPLTQSPLSSHQGSPEIVVRPRPRPNIVAPGMSEITLLPPSAATFSRRSSPSSSPALGQGSRRSSPGYRSHMAFASSASSYPASQSPSPAMERSNVFGQVPSHRRTEEEILPSEPSPSQLSASG is encoded by the exons ATGATTTGGTATGTGGCCACTTTGATAGCAAGTGTATTCAGCACCCGAGGAACGGCCGCTCAAG GTGCCCACGGAGTGCGAGAGGAGCCCCAGTTTGTGACGGCACGTGCAGGCGAGAACATCATCCTGGGATGCGATGTGTCCCACCCTTTGAACGGCCAGCCCTACGTGGTGGAGTGGTTTAAGTATGGAATGCCCATCCCCTTCTTCATCAACTTTCGTTTTTACCCTCCACATGTGGACCCAGAGTATGCTG gcCGGGCCAGTCTATACGGCAAATCCTCCTTGCGGATAGAAAATGTTCGTTCGGACGACCAAGGCTGGTATGAGTGTAAGGTGCTGATGCTGGAGCAGCAATATGATACTTTCTACAATGGAAGTTGGGTGCATCTAACTGTCAATG CCCCTCCCACATTCACAGATACGCCACCTCAGTATGTTGAGGCCAAGGAGGGAGGAAGCATCGTTTTGACCTGCATCGCCTTTGGCAACCCCAAACCCTCGGTCAGCTGGTTGCGGGACAGCAACCTTCTGGTCACCAGTGCCAAGTATAAG GTATTTGATGGAAGTTTGACAGTGCTGTCCATCGGCCGAGAAGATCGCGGTGCCTACACATGTCGAGCCTTTAGCCCCCAAGGAGAGGCCGTTCACACAACACGGCTGCTAGTTCAAG GCCCTCCGTTCATTGTTTCGCCGCCAGACAACATTACAGTGAACATCTCGCAAGACGCCTTCTTCACCTGCCAGGCGGAGGCCTACCCCCGCAACTTGACCTACACCTGGTTCTGGGAGGAGGACAATGTCTTTTTCAAGAA CGACCTCAAGCGCAGAGTCAGTGTTCTGATCGACGGCTCCCTTATCATTGCCCAAGTCAAGCCAGAGGATGCCGGGAAATACACTTGTGCTCCTAGCAACAGCCTTGGCCTACCGCCGACTGCCTCTGCTTACCTGACTGTGcaat ATCCTGCCCGTGTTGTCAACATGCCATCCGTACTCTATGTGGCCATCGGTTTGCCGGGCTTTATCCGATGTCCTGTCGATGCCAACCCGCCTGTAACATTAGTTAAGTGGAAGAAAGACGGTCTCCCGCTCCGGATAGACAAG TACCCTGGTTGGAGCCAAATGGACGATGGGAGCATCCGTGTGGCAGAGGTGACGGAGGACTCTCTGGGCACCTATACCTGCATGCCTTACAATGCCCTGGGTTCCATGGGATGGTCCCCACCTGCTCCCCTGGTGCTAAAG GACCCCCCCAAATTCTCAGTGGTCCCTGGAGGGGAGTACAGACAGGAGGCTGGGAGGGAACTGGTTATCCCATGCGAGGCAGAAGGAGACCCTTTTCCCAATATAACATGGAGGAAG GTGGGAAAGTCCAATAAAAGCAAGCACAACGTTTTGCCTCGCGGCAGCTTACAGTTCAAGTCACTTTCAAAGGAGGACCACGGGGAATGGGAGTGTGTCGCCACCAACGTTGCTACGAGCATCACTGCCAGCACGCATATCCAAGTTATAG GCACAAGCCCTCACGCAGCCACCGGAGTCCATGCGGTGGCATCCTCCACCTGGGCCAACGTCTCGTGGGAGGTGGGCTACGACGGAGGCTTCCAGCAGACATTCTCAGTCTGGTACGGCCATGT GCTAAAAAGGGAGCGTTTAGGTCCACATGATTGGCTCTCAGTACCCGTGCCAGGCGGCCAAGAGTGGATGGTGGTGCCTGGCTTGGAGCCCGAGACAACATACCAGTGCAGCGTCCTCGCCCAAAACAAGCTTGGCACAGGACCATTCAGCGAGGTTGTCACTGTGAACACATTAG TATTTCCTCTAAGTACCCCTGAACCACTGGTGCTACTTACCCCACCACGGTGCCTCACAGCCAATCGCACGCAGCAGGGAGTCCTGCTTACCTGGATCCCGCCCGCCAATCACACAGCACCGATCCAGCATTATGTGATGGAGTTTCGCTTGGGGGAGCGATGGGAGGTCCTGGATGACAGCGTCCCCTCAGGCGACACGGAGATGCTTGCTCGTGACCTCATTCAG GAGGCCTGGTATGAGTTTCGCGTCATGGCCGTCATGGACGACACAATCAGTGAGCCTAGCAACATCGTCGGTGTGTCCAGTACTG ACTTCTTTCCACCGCCAGAGATGGTTGAGGAATCAGGTTTGGCGCGACCAGTTGTGGCTGGCATCGTGGCCACCATCTGCTTCTTGGCCGCAGCCATCCTTTTCAGTACAATGGCGGCCTGCTTTGTCAATAAGCAGCGGAGACGCAAgctcaaaaggaaaaaag aTCCACCTCTTTCTATTACCCACTTAAGAAAAAGTATGGCAACGCC GCAATCTTCAGGAAAGGCCAGTCCGGAAAGCATCGGCTCaaagacatccctgtcacAATCGTCAGAGGATAGTCCTGAGCAACACGGCAAGAAAGCGTCCCTAAGTCCAGCCAAGAAAGAGGAGTTGTCTCTCTACAAGAAGACCAAAAGAGCAATAACGAGCAAGAGATACACCATCTCCAAGCAAGAAGCCGAAGCAACCACACCTATCGAACTCATCAGCCGTGGCCCCGATGGCCGTTTTGTCATGGATCCGGCAGATGCCGAGTTTTCCGTCAAGCCCCGGCGAATCCAGGGTTTTCCTTTTGTGGAAGAATCCGACCTCTACCCTGAATTTCGACAGTCGGACGAGGAGAACGATGATCTTCGGCCTCTTCCGCCAGTGATGGCCCCTCTGCGGCCTCACCAGATCTCGCCCATCTCCAGTCACGAATCCTACCTCCAGCCTCCGGCCTACAGTCCTCGTTTCCAGAAACCCTTTGAAGGTATGACGATCATGGAGAGCGGCCGACTGCAGGCCGCAGGGCAGATCCGCGGCTCTCTCCATCACAGGGCTTTCTACGGCTACCTGGGCTCCCACGGGGATCACGAGCCTCCTCCTTTTTATATGACCGATACCAGTCCCCTTAGCTCCGTCATGTCCTCCCCTCCGTACCTGAGCGAAGGTCCCTTTGCTTACCCGTTGATTCCAGAAGAAATGGGGGAAGGCGATTTCACACAATACGCCGTCTCTGGCTTCCCTTATCCTCTGACTCTGGCTTCTTCCTCCCATTCGCCGGAATTTTGGCGGGGAATGGATTTGACCTTCTCAACGGTGGAGGGTCCCCAGTTCATTTTCCCGCCACGCCACTCTCTCCATCGCCACGATTCTCCCTACCCCCCCCCAGCCCCTGTTCTTCCACTGAGTGCTTTCCAGACCTCTTCTCTCCCAATGCCCACCTATCCGTCCGTATTGCCACTGGAAGCGCCGCAGAGCTACTCCAGCAAGTCTCCCAGCAAGGCCAAGCCTCACGGCTCTCCAGCCAGGCATTTCGCGGCCATGCAAGAGGCTCATTTCGGTCAGCTAAGACAGCGTGCAAGTCGCGGTATGGCCGTTCCGGTCTCGCCTTACACCGATCCGACGGCCCGTACGGGCCCGAGCGCCCTCAGTAGCCTGGACACCCGATGGTTTGAATCCAGCCCTCGTTTCAGTCCGAGACAGGCTCGCCGGATGGATTCGGGCGCGCATCAGGTGGTTCTGCAGCCCTCTCGACTTTCCCCTCTCACCCAAAGCCCCTTGAGTTCTCACCAGGGATCTCCCGAGATCGTCGTCCGTCCCCGACCGCGGCCCAACATCGTAGCCCCGGGGATGTCTGAGATTaccctcctccctccttccgCAGCCACCTTCTCAAGGAGATCTTCCCCTTCTTCCTCACCCGCACTAGGCCAGGGTAGCAGAAGATCCAGTCCTGGCTATCGTTCCCACATGGCCTTTGCTTCATCCGCGAGCAGCTATCCGGCTTCGCAGTCGCCGTCACCAGCCATGGAAAGGAGCAACGTGTTTGGGCAGGTGCCGTCTCACAGGAGAACTGAGGAGGAGATCCTTCCATCTGAGCCCTCTCCATCCCAGTTGTCAGCTTCAGGGTAG